The Glycine soja cultivar W05 chromosome 4, ASM419377v2, whole genome shotgun sequence genomic sequence GTTGCAGCTGCTGTTGGCTCAGTTGCCAGTATCGTGCTTGACCTACAGAAATACAAACCGTTTCATGTAGACTATTAAACCCCATCCACGCCCTCCCTAGCAAAGGGTAAAAACTGATGTGGGCAATGATGGTTGTTTGTATATCTTTTGTTTAGATCTGAGATTGGAGCCGAAGGTATTCCAAAAAACAGAAACCATGGGACTAATCTCCTGAAAAAGTAAAGTATTAATTAAGGGACAATATCTTTACCTTACAGGTGCTGCTCTATGCACATAATCATTGATCAAACCCCTATCATCACATGGTTAAAGAACCCAAACTATTTGTCACTTGTGACACACCTTATGATTGTTTGTATATCTTTTATTTCATGAGCAATGTTATTTCAGTGCCACCCTTATTACAATCTTCAAGCATTGAATTGAAATTATTATCCTCCCAGCTCTCTCTTCCTTCCAtttcagttttaaaaaaagtttataaagcAAAAAGTTCTAGTCATTTTCGATTTTCTTCCTCTCATCCAAACATAGTAGGAACTAATGTGGACAAACTGAAATACAATATTGTACCAAACTTTAACTTAactaattataatcataaactTCAAACTTAGATCTCAGCGGAACATGATCGAATGAAAACCAGAGATGgcaatgattttaaatttagtgtttgaaatcaaaatcaaaatagctATTACAAAATACAGAAGCTTGTGCGAAGGTCTGTGGAACGTCCCACATTTTGATGTCAATCAACAATATGGAATAATATATATTCAGGAGACTTACACTATATCACaagtaataaaaatgaataaacaaaaccaaaaaacagACTGCTCAGGAGCTCTCACTCGACAGAAATAATGAATTGAATTGACAGATGTcaacaaaaagatattttacaaCAAAACATATTGCATTCATTAAGCATCAGTAAACCTGACACcgacaccccccccccccccccaccccccaGAAACAACATCGATTACAAATTACTCTCCGGTGTAACCTTTGGGCATCCTGACATCCTGATGCCACACAAGAAATTGATTTTCTATGTGGATTTTCTATCATTGATGCAATAGAAACAAATATGCAGTGGAGGAGGCAGCTGAAAGCAAAACTGACTTTAAGTAGTTAAATTCATCTTTTAGATTAGAAAAGCTCCTCTGAATTGAACTTATTCCATGCTTCCTGTAATAAATTGTCAAACTTAGCAAAAAATAAAggcataatatttatttttatttaaaacacaCACAAACTGGAAAAAACATACCACTAACACAAGTCCTATTTTTAGTATGCATCAGAAACATCATGAGACTAAATATCATAAAACAGACACAAGTACAGTTAATTGGCATTCATACATTACTTCAAAGTTATCTATGTATAAGAAAATCATACAATGTGCAACATGACGTACCACCCATTGGCTGGACTAACAGGAATGCAGCAAATCGACAGTAAACACCTGTGGTGAAGTGCACAAATAGAATGGAGCACTGGATaccaatttttcaaaagaataatgCCTTTACTGCACTCTTTCCAACACACCCTCTATTATTGGTTTTATATTCCTAAACATTCTATTATCAGGTGAATTTCTTAAAAAGTATTCACCCAATAATATAGGGTGTATTGGAAGACCAAGGGGTCTAGCTCAGTTTATTGAGCAGTatgaatgaattattataaactcCTAATACTAGAGTTCAACTCCTCcctttgaacaaaaaaaaaggtgttgGAAGAGTGTTAAAAAATGTGTAACTAACATTTCTATTTCCAAAATGTTTATTCAACTTGAGTTGTCAATACAGATGTCATGCACAAGTACGACTGAAACAAAGCTCGGAGATAACTGtggttcaataaaataaaatacaaaatttaattatatcatagttttctattttatagAATTTAGCATTTGTAACCAAACATGACAGAAAATGCCTCGAGACTCAAGAGgccaatatataaaattaattccatcattgcttcagaatacactGACCACCATATATGACAAGATGCCAATCTTTATATGCATATGATTTGGCCACAAGATGTTGCATGGAAACCCACATTTGGAAGTCACTTCAAATATCAGTAGTCTAATCTTTATTTGCCACCAACaaccacttctttctttttgaagCATAATTCTGTATGtacgaaaaatataaaaaggcctGAAATACCTTGAGTAGATCAAAAACCTTCTCAGCAATATATTTCTGTTGAATAGTGGCACCCTTCTGTTGTACTTTATCAGGATGAGTGCACAATGTAGCTTTCCTATAAACCTTTCTAACAGCAGCAGCTGTAATCAAATCAGTcaaagaaactggctgccaaccacATTCAGGCCACAGAACCTGATCATCATTCATGAAGGAAACAAGTtaacataaacataaatatagaaaaaaatgctacctttaaaaaaaatacaaattaagggACCATTTGGCTGCTTAAAAATTCAGAAACAGAAACTTTCAGAGTATATTAAAATTTGGAAACAAGTTGTTTTTGCTAATTACAAGTACATCACTAGAATGTTCAATGTTTGGCAAAATCAACCACTTTTGCTGAGATGTGTCTATTGTCTAATATTAGTAAAGACCTGATTAGAAAATGCTAATATGGATAATATTCAACAAGGAAATTGAAATACTAGGTGATCATGTAATGAGCAGTGCATATGAAACCAATAAAATCAGTTTTGCAATATTGTGCACGTGTGGTTCAATTTATTTTGGAGAAATAATTGCTTATTTTTTCCCAAATGAAGTTTTCAAacaatattttctgaaaatggtCTGCTACCAAATACCCACCAAAACTTGGACTCAAGCATTAACATAAAGAAGGGATAGAGTAAGCTAACAAACTTCTAGGCGTTCATATAGATCTGGAATAGAGAAAATTCAGAGATTATCCGAAGTGCATGTACAAAGTATATACATATTGTAAAGTGGAAAGCAAAGCACGCAAGTTCCCCACTTTTCCAGCAGCCCAGCGCTTAATTTCAAAATCTAATGTTTCAGCAACCCTCTGAAATCAATGTAGAGATAagattagataataatataaaaacatgtgttaaagaattcaggtgggaaagagaaagaaacagaaggaaagagggaaagagagaagaaacagAATTTAGGGGATAGaaggaaagagaagagaaacagAGAGGTCAAGGAAATGTACACTGCACTCTGTGATTATCATTCAGTCTGTCTAAAATACAACAGACTTACCTTATTTATAGAAAGCTACCTAATAGCCATAAAATAACAGTAGCTGCctaaaactaactaactaacatctttttctttttatatttacataacaACATGTCACAATTAAAACACTGCAAATTAACAAAGAAGTAAAATCCAACTAACAACCATCATCCAACATGAAAAGAACCCCTTAATTGTGTGTTAAATGTATAAAGGTAAGCAAAAGATGGGAAGACGGCCCAATTCCAACCCCATCTCAACCCCCACCCCCCCAATTGGTAAAACAGTTTACGGAGAGAAAATAACAGAGGTATAGgtatattgtaatttttaaaggaaaaaaaaggccAAACAAGCTGTTAGCTTTAACGTAAACTAGAAACAGACATACAAGATAACACAAGAGTCCAGCAAGGATGAAGGGATATATATTGCGCATATGCAGTGAGTGCAATGCAAGTGAGTGACAGAAAAAAACcccattaacaaataaaaaggaaaacaacTAAAGAAGCTACTTACATGTCTCTCAGCTTGGTCTCTTTGAGTTTGTAGGTCCCGTTGATTCTTCTCAGCCAGTGCTTTAGCCTGGTGTAAAATGATAATGATTGTTGgtaacaaaaacaattaaaaaaaaaatcttgagaaTGTACATACTTCCTCATAAATTCAATGTCAAGTTGTTTTAAAAGATTACATTGTTCACCTATTCTTTCTACATGAAATGATGAAGAAATCAAATCAAGGAGAAAAATATGGTAATACATACCGCACGCTCCTGAGTCCTCTGGTGGCGTTCCAACCTGGCTCTTCGTCTTTCTTCAGTTTCCCCTTCAATCTCCTGAAACTCTCCAGATGATGATGGAGCGGCTTCAAATCATAGAAGAAAAGAGACAAAAAGAGCTTTTGTAAGTGTTGAGACTCAAAAATTCCAATATATTTTgcatcaataaaatatatattgcacACATAAACCTACCTCCAAAAATTGAGGAAAGATCATCAACAATATTAGTGGATGATGATGCTTTCTTCATGCTTGAAGACACGCCTGTAGATTTCCGGGTTACATCTGACTGAAATTGGGCATCAAATACAGAGTCCTGAAAGCAAAGAGGTCCAGTACATTAACATGCATGTCAGTCcacttctctttttatttacaacatgaaaataattttaaaacttgtcgattttttatatttcttgtttatttacaatagaaaggaaaaggaaaaaaatagcaACCCACTGAATATGGCATCCTACTTTTAGGATAAATTTTCTATGATGGGAAAAGACAAAACACCACAGCCAAGAACCAGCTActatatataagtagaaataATGTTCAACACAAATAGGTACTCACTGAAGAGCTGGGCCTAGGAGGCCTTGGAGCACTGTTAGCTCGTGCATCTGTGCTGAAGAACGATTCAAGATCATTGTCATTCTGTTGTTGGCTCATCCTTGCAGCAGCTGCAGCTCTTTCTCGGGCCTGTGCTACAGCTCTTTCTCGGGCCTCTGCAGCAGCCCTTTCTACAGCAGCACGTTCAGCTTTAACTCTTGCTTCAGGTTCAGCTCTTGCAGCTGCAGCTCTTTCCCGCACTTCTCTTTCCTTTGCCTCTGCAGCAGCCTTTTCGGCCCTTTCCTTTGCCTCTGCAGCAGCCCTTTCACGGGCTTCAGCTTGTGCCCTCTGAACTGCGGTCCTTTCAGCACGCTTTCTAGCTTCTGCATTAGCTTTCTCAACAGCAGCCCTCTCAGCTCTTTGGCGAGCTTCAGCAGCTGCTCTCTCACGAGCTTCTCTAGTAGCTCTTTCCACAGCCTGTCTTgccctttctctttctctctcaagtCTCTgttgttctctttctttctcctcCCTTTCCTTCTCACATCTTCTTTGCTCCTTTTCCTCTCTCTCCTTTTGCTGCCATTCATGGTCTAACCTTTCCTGTTTTCCTCTGTCCTCTGACACCACTTTACCATCTTTATCCAATTGGACAGGTTCCTTGCTTTTAGCCACTTTCGTATTCTCTCTCTCCCTAACCCCCTTTGCATGCCTAAATTTAGCTTCAGCTCTATCCATAGCCTCTTTCATAGCTGCAGCAGCTGAGTTCATCTCTAATTCTTTGTCGGCAAGACCATTTACACCTTCATCGTCATTATCACGACTCTTTCCCATGGCAAAATCTTCAAGTTCATCAAACTGAGATGCAGAAGAAAACTTGGCTGCAGCAGGAGCAGATTTAGGACCCTGAGAAAATTGAGTGGAACttggaaaataagaaaaatcattatCCTTCTTTCTGACATTGGCAGAAGCTGATGAACCTGCTCCTGACTTGAGGATATGTACTGGTCGAGGAGGAGGTGGTCTTGAAGGTGGTGGAGCAGCAGTTGGCTGAGTGAAAAGAGGAATCTCTGATACCATCAACCATATATCATCATTTGATTCCAACTTTTCTTCATATTTTGGAGACATATCTTCCAGAGTATTAGCCTGTTTAAAACCGTTGTTATCATATGAAGGGAAAGTAGACCTTTGGCCAACTGGTTTGTAAGAATCAGATGAATATGTAGGCATGTCAAATGCAGCCTGATGAAATTCCTGATCATGATCAACAAGAATCTTGTTTGGTGTCTTTCTGTCAGGACTCCTCACAGACGATATGTCATTTGATTCTTTATCTCTGGTCCAGCTTGAACTTGTATTTGACCTTGGCGTTGGAGAGCTGCTACCCTTCATGCTATTTCTCTCTGCTGAGAATGCAGGTACAGAATTTCCAAGTCCACCAAAGGGATCAATATCATCATATACTTCACCATTAGAATTTGATGACCTATCATTTTTTGTGCTTCTAGAACTAGTAAATTTACTAATTTCTTCCAGTGGGTCTGTAAAGTAGTCTGAGGATGAATCCACTGGGGCTGAAGTTGATTCAAAGACTTTGAAAGGGTCGTCTGTTGTACTAGAGGCTGTCTTAGAAGCATCGATAGTAGGTTCTGGTGACAAATTAATATCAGGAATGGTCCTGTGAATAAAACAATATGCAACAATGATTACAATGCATCAAGAATATGTGAAAATAAGGGGGTGTATTTGGTttgcaaaaatgttttttattttcattttctgaaaataattttcaatttcaaactttCAAGATTTAGAAAATACATTTGTCTTCACTTCTTATTTCTACTACCTCTGgtcctatatataagaaacaaaagacAACATTTTCTTGGTCCTAATCATAAGAAACATAGGATTACTTTATTgctaaatttcttttttaacccTAATGATTACTCTCTTTTCCCCAATGAAATTGGGTGCATTTATTGAACTATTAACTAAACAAGGCACATTCATTGgttgaaaaattatcttttgaaaaaataatcatatcttAAATCATTTAATGTCATGGGTAGtcttagaataaaattaaaattatgacaaaCTAACTAATCTAACTGCTTTTATTGGTTTTGATGAATTAAGTAATTGTTTCCTATATATAGGACCGGAGGTGGTATTTTCTAACAACTAGAGGGTTCTTCTTTTTGTGCCTCCGACGAAAGTAGATGACCATCGTAAGATGCTACACCCACACAGAATGAATACTCGATACTGATCGACATTGTTGTGTTGTGACTCAAAATcatgaacaaattaaaattagggGTCGGTAATTAAGCAATAGGCATATTAAAGTTGAAATGAATTAGGGACATGGGTTGATTGGAAATCAAAATT encodes the following:
- the LOC114410063 gene encoding auxilin-related protein 1-like isoform X3 produces the protein MGSIENAVAWVVILKCVSQREASSQISLLASFPNCNLSSLRVTSPSTLAAPAPATFLSLVWGKITGSGPFDPVSKSLKLVFHCSHDLVCSWCDVEVVPLPLICDIVATSRLPKQRFFFLRTCLCSYFEVRLTIPDINLSPEPTIDASKTASSTTDDPFKVFESTSAPVDSSSDYFTDPLEEISKFTSSRSTKNDRSSNSNGEVYDDIDPFGGLGNSVPAFSAERNSMKGSSSPTPRSNTSSSWTRDKESNDISSVRSPDRKTPNKILVDHDQEFHQAAFDMPTYSSDSYKPVGQRSTFPSYDNNGFKQANTLEDMSPKYEEKLESNDDIWLMVSEIPLFTQPTAAPPPSRPPPPRPVHILKSGAGSSASANVRKKDNDFSYFPSSTQFSQGPKSAPAAAKFSSASQFDELEDFAMGKSRDNDDEGVNGLADKELEMNSAAAAMKEAMDRAEAKFRHAKGVRERENTKVAKSKEPVQLDKDGKVVSEDRGKQERLDHEWQQKEREEKEQRRCEKEREEKEREQQRLERERERARQAVERATREARERAAAEARQRAERAAVEKANAEARKRAERTAVQRAQAEARERAAAEAKERAEKAAAEAKEREVRERAAAARAEPEARVKAERAAVERAAAEARERAVAQARERAAAAARMSQQQNDNDLESFFSTDARANSAPRPPRPSSSDSVFDAQFQSDVTRKSTGVSSSMKKASSSTNIVDDLSSIFGAAPSSSGEFQEIEGETEERRRARLERHQRTQERAAKALAEKNQRDLQTQRDQAERHRVAETLDFEIKRWAAGKVGNLRALLSTLQYVLWPECGWQPVSLTDLITAAAVRKVYRKATLCTHPDKVQQKGATIQQKYIAEKVFDLLKEAWNKFNSEELF
- the LOC114410063 gene encoding auxilin-related protein 2-like isoform X2 → MNDFDGLLATDFGFKPQGKSAPMAASKVSSNNKTSSLNFDLGSRSTRTSNSSVNAAAAAASFDDLFGDSSVFRASADFRSKSVNVPVHDGPVFDKPVYDDDDDIFDGVPGLKSSSKVSYDDVFAPGGSAAAAAAFDDLLGRLGKSEKVEKGAADFDDLIPGFRSSKASTDGTIPDINLSPEPTIDASKTASSTTDDPFKVFESTSAPVDSSSDYFTDPLEEISKFTSSRSTKNDRSSNSNGEVYDDIDPFGGLGNSVPAFSAERNSMKGSSSPTPRSNTSSSWTRDKESNDISSVRSPDRKTPNKILVDHDQEFHQAAFDMPTYSSDSYKPVGQRSTFPSYDNNGFKQANTLEDMSPKYEEKLESNDDIWLMVSEIPLFTQPTAAPPPSRPPPPRPVHILKSGAGSSASANVRKKDNDFSYFPSSTQFSQGPKSAPAAAKFSSASQFDELEDFAMGKSRDNDDEGVNGLADKELEMNSAAAAMKEAMDRAEAKFRHAKGVRERENTKVAKSKEPVQLDKDGKVVSEDRGKQERLDHEWQQKEREEKEQRRCEKEREEKEREQQRLERERERARQAVERATREARERAAAEARQRAERAAVEKANAEARKRAERTAVQRAQAEARERAAAEAKERAEKAAAEAKEREVRERAAAARAEPEARVKAERAAVERAAAEARERAVAQARERAAAAARMSQQQNDNDLESFFSTDARANSAPRPPRPSSSDSVFDAQFQSDVTRKSTGVSSSMKKASSSTNIVDDLSSIFGAAPSSSGEFQEIEGETEERRRARLERHQRTQERAAKALAEKNQRDLQTQRDQAERHVLWPECGWQPVSLTDLITAAAVRKVYRKATLCTHPDKVQQKGATIQQKYIAEKVFDLLKEAWNKFNSEELF
- the LOC114410063 gene encoding auxilin-related protein 2-like isoform X1; its protein translation is MNDFDGLLATDFGFKPQGKSAPMAASKVSSNNKTSSLNFDLGSRSTRTSNSSVNAAAAAASFDDLFGDSSVFRASADFRSKSVNVPVHDGPVFDKPVYDDDDDIFDGVPGLKSSSKVSYDDVFAPGGSAAAAAAFDDLLGRLGKSEKVEKGAADFDDLIPGFRSSKASTDGTIPDINLSPEPTIDASKTASSTTDDPFKVFESTSAPVDSSSDYFTDPLEEISKFTSSRSTKNDRSSNSNGEVYDDIDPFGGLGNSVPAFSAERNSMKGSSSPTPRSNTSSSWTRDKESNDISSVRSPDRKTPNKILVDHDQEFHQAAFDMPTYSSDSYKPVGQRSTFPSYDNNGFKQANTLEDMSPKYEEKLESNDDIWLMVSEIPLFTQPTAAPPPSRPPPPRPVHILKSGAGSSASANVRKKDNDFSYFPSSTQFSQGPKSAPAAAKFSSASQFDELEDFAMGKSRDNDDEGVNGLADKELEMNSAAAAMKEAMDRAEAKFRHAKGVRERENTKVAKSKEPVQLDKDGKVVSEDRGKQERLDHEWQQKEREEKEQRRCEKEREEKEREQQRLERERERARQAVERATREARERAAAEARQRAERAAVEKANAEARKRAERTAVQRAQAEARERAAAEAKERAEKAAAEAKEREVRERAAAARAEPEARVKAERAAVERAAAEARERAVAQARERAAAAARMSQQQNDNDLESFFSTDARANSAPRPPRPSSSDSVFDAQFQSDVTRKSTGVSSSMKKASSSTNIVDDLSSIFGAAPSSSGEFQEIEGETEERRRARLERHQRTQERAAKALAEKNQRDLQTQRDQAERHRVAETLDFEIKRWAAGKVGNLRALLSTLQYVLWPECGWQPVSLTDLITAAAVRKVYRKATLCTHPDKVQQKGATIQQKYIAEKVFDLLKEAWNKFNSEELF